The Candidatus Methylomirabilota bacterium sequence CGAGGGGGGCTTACCGGGGGGGTAGGGGGTGATGCCACGGCGCTGGCAGTACGCAGAGGCGCACGCGCCTGGCCGTCACCGGCAGGACAAAGCTCCTCCCTCCCCCACCCGTCAAGGGACCATCCGTTACACCCGGATCGGCGAGGGAGGATATGCCGAGATGGAGACGATGATTCGCCGTCTCCTGAATGAGTAGGCAGGTTTCCTCCTCACCCCTGAGTCGCTCTTTCAGCGCCCCGAACCCGGCTCGCTGTACCCCGTAAAACTTCATCGAAAACCTAGAAATTTTACGAGTTGTGCTCACCATGCCTATACAGTAATAGAGGAGCACACCATCGGAGCAGGTGCGGGCCAAGAAATTCGCATTGGCACGTCTGGAAAATTCTAACGCAAGTCTAAGCACCACCCTACAACATCTCTTTGACAGGTACGCCTTCGAGCGAGTCCCCCCCAGGGCGCAGAGGTTTCCTATGAAGGCGAGGTCCTGGTGGTTCCGGAGACAGAGGTCTTTGGCGGTCAGTTTCGGGTCAAAGCGGTCAAAGAAGATGCCGTGATTCTCAACTCCCTAGACGGGACCAGGGAGGTCCGGCTGGGGCTGAGCCCAGGACCGGACGTCGCGTTGCCGAGCAAAGGAAAACAGAGACGGAAACGGCCATGGACCGAAGACGAAGACGACTCTTAGCCCCAGGGTATCCGGCCATGGTGGCATGACGAAGCCGCTGAGATGTCCGCCGTGTACGAATGTGGGGAGGAGATCCAGCCAAGGAGGGAGCATGGAGATTAGAAATCAGCGCAAGGGGCGACTGCGGCAGCTCATCCGGTGTCACCAGATCCTGGAGCGGCTGGTGAGGAGTCGCATTGCCTATAACGCCAATCTCCTCGCCGAAGAGCTGGGGTTCACCACCAAGACCATCTACCGGGACCTCCGGGCCCTGAAAGAGGCCGGGGTTTTTATCGAGTACGATCGCCCGCGGAAGCGGTACGTGATAGAAAAAGGCCATCTGGCTAGAGCCTATCTCGGAGAAAGCCGGGAATCAATTCCGATGCAGGGGGGAGGCCTAGGGCCGCAGGAGTGACGATTACAACCAGTAACCTCCGGGGAAAGGATTTGTAGTTGTAACCTTCCCAGGCATTTAAAGGCCTGCCCGCGACAACCAAAGGGGATTGCACCAAGGTATTGACACCGACCACGTCTTTGGCGATGCTATAGCCCCTGACAGGGAAAGCGGAGATGGAAACCGGGATGACCATAGCCCCCGGCCCACCTCCGGCACAAACGACGGCGCGTCAAACACCCAGACGCCTTCTCGGGCATAAAATGCTGCGGGAAGGCGTTTTACATTATGACCGGGGTAGGAGGATTGTCGTGATCTGTGACCGCTCCCATGGCCTAGGGCCTCGGCTCCGACAGCATCTGGTTCACATGGCGACGGATTTCCTCTG is a genomic window containing:
- a CDS encoding helix-turn-helix domain-containing protein; the encoded protein is MEIRNQRKGRLRQLIRCHQILERLVRSRIAYNANLLAEELGFTTKTIYRDLRALKEAGVFIEYDRPRKRYVIEKGHLARAYLGESRESIPMQGGGLGPQE